The following are encoded in a window of Vespula vulgaris chromosome 8, iyVesVulg1.1, whole genome shotgun sequence genomic DNA:
- the LOC127065913 gene encoding 26S proteasome regulatory subunit 6A-B translates to MATLEDKSIWEDGEEILGEDVLRMSTDEIVSRTRLLDNEIKIMKSEVMRISHELQAQNDKIKENTEKIKVNKTLPYLVSNVIELLDVDPQDMGEEDGAVVDLDAQRKGKCAVIKTSTRQTYFLPVIGLVDAESLKPGDLVGVNKDSYLVLETLPAEYDARVKAMEVDERPTEQYSDIGGLDNQIQELIEAVVLPMVHKKKFENLGIQPPKGVLLYGPPGTGKTLLARACAAQTKSTFLKLAGPQLVQMFIGDGAKLVRDAFSLAKEKAPAIIFIDELDAIGTKRFDSEKAGDREVQRTMLELLNQLDGFSSTADIKVIAATNRVDILDPALLRSGRLDRKIEFPHPNEEARARIMQIHSRKMNMSPDVNFEELSRSTDDFNGAQCKAVCVEAGMIALRRNATAVTHEDLMEAINEVQAKKKANLNYYA, encoded by the exons ATGGCTACTCTAGAAGATAAATCTATTTGGGAAGACGGAgag GAAATTTTGGGTGAAGATGTATTACGGATGTCTACTGATGAAATAGTATCAAGAACCAGGTTATtggataatgaaattaaaataatgaaaagtgaAGTTATGCGAATTTCACATGAACTACAAGCacaaaatgataaaatcaaGGAAAACacagaaaagataaaagttaaCAAAACATTACCATATTTAGTTTCTAATGTTATTGAATTACTGGATGTAGATCCACAAGATATGGGAGAAGAAGATGGTGCTGTTGTTGATTTAGATGCTCAAAGAAAAGGCAAATGTGCTGTTATAAAAACATCAACTCGTCAAACATATTTTCTTCCAGTAATAGGCTTGGTAGATGCAGAATCTTTAAAACCTGGAGATTTGGTAGGAGTTAATAAAGATAGTTATCTTGTTCTTGAAACATTACCCGCTGAATATGATGCTCGAGTTAAAGCAATGGAGGTTGATGAAAGACCAACTGAACAGTATTCTGATATTGGAGGATTAGATAATCAAATTCAAGAATTGATAGAAGCTGTAGTTTTACCAATGGTTCATAAAAAGAAGTTTGAAAATCTGGGAATACAACCACCAAAAGGTGTACTCTTATATGGTCCACCAGGAACAGGAAAAACTTTGTTAGCCAGAGCATGTGCAGCACAAACTAaatcaacatttttaaaattagcTGGACCACAGCTTGTGCAAATGTTCATTGGTGATGGTGCGAAATTGGTTAGAGATGCATTTTCTTTAGCTAAAGAGAAAGCACCAGCAATTATATTCATAGATGAATTGGATGCTATTGGTACCAAGAGATTTGATTCAGAAAAAGCTGGTGACAGGGAAGTACAACGTACTATGTTGGAACTTCTCAATCAGTTAGATGGATTCAGTTCAACAGCTGACATAAAAGTAATAGCTGCTACAAATAGAGTAGATATTTTAGATCCTGCTCTATTGAGATCAGGGCGTTTGgatagaaaaatcgaatttccCCATCCTAATGAAGAGGCTAGAGCACGAATTATGCAAATTCATTCACGTAAAATGAATATGTCTCCAGATGTTAATTTTGAAGAGTTGTCTAGATCAACTGATGATTTTAATGGAGCACAATGTAAAGCTGTGTGTGTTGAAGCA GGCATGATTGCTTTAAGACGTAATGCAACTGCAGTTACTCACGAAGACTTGATGGAAGCAATTAATGAAGTTCaagcaaagaagaaagcaaatcttaattattatgcttaa